From one Synechocystis sp. PCC 6803 substr. PCC-P genomic stretch:
- a CDS encoding class I SAM-dependent methyltransferase yields the protein MGKGITGFDPSLYSYLQSISADDSFYLAQLRRETAHLPGAPMQISPEQAQFLGLLISLTGAKQVLEIGVFRGYSALAMALQLPPDGQIIACDQDPNATAIAKKYWQKAGVAEKISLRLGPALATLEQLTQGKPLPEFDLIFIDADKRNYPRYYEIGLNLLRRGGLMVIDNVLWHGKVTEVDPQEAQTQVLQQFNRDLAQDERVRISVIPLGDGMTLALKK from the coding sequence ATGGGTAAGGGCATCACCGGTTTTGATCCTAGTCTTTATTCCTATCTGCAAAGCATTAGTGCAGATGATTCGTTCTATCTAGCACAATTGCGGCGGGAAACGGCCCATTTACCCGGTGCCCCCATGCAAATTAGCCCAGAGCAAGCCCAATTTCTTGGTTTGTTAATCAGTTTAACCGGGGCAAAACAGGTACTGGAAATAGGTGTTTTTCGGGGTTATAGTGCCTTAGCCATGGCTTTGCAACTTCCTCCCGATGGTCAAATTATTGCCTGTGACCAAGACCCCAACGCTACCGCGATCGCCAAAAAGTATTGGCAAAAGGCTGGGGTGGCCGAAAAAATTAGTTTAAGGTTGGGGCCAGCACTGGCAACATTAGAGCAGTTGACCCAGGGCAAACCGTTGCCTGAATTTGACTTAATTTTTATTGATGCCGATAAACGGAACTATCCCCGCTATTACGAAATCGGCTTAAATTTACTGCGGCGGGGAGGATTGATGGTTATTGACAATGTGCTCTGGCATGGAAAAGTGACGGAAGTTGACCCCCAAGAAGCCCAAACCCAAGTTTTACAACAATTTAACCGTGACCTAGCCCAGGATGAACGGGTACGGATCAGTGTGATTCCCCTGGGGGACGGCATGACTTTGGCACTCAAAAAATAG
- a CDS encoding SulP family inorganic anion transporter, which translates to MATTLLSPTRFVHGLRFDNLRGDIFGGITAAIVALPLALAFGVASGAGPIAGLYGAICTGFFAALFGGTPAQISGPTGPMTVVMASTFANLTASNPENGWAMALTVVMFGGIFQVVLGLLGLGKYITFMPYTVISGFMSGIGVIIVILQIAPLLGHQTAPGVVPSLQAIPTYLNDVNFAALGLGLIALAIVFFSPPRLNRILPAPLIALVLGTIISMIFFGNVSLPRIGEIPSGLPSLHLPYLSWGSLQQMLLYSIMLAVLGSLDSLLTSLVADNISRSHHDSDRELVGQGIGNLVSGLCGGLPGAGATMRTVININSGGKTPIAGMIHALILLMIVLKAGQLTEPIPHAVLAGILIKVGIDIVDWSFLKRAHQLSTKGAGLMYLVLGLTVFVDLITAVAVGVFVANLFTVKNLTDLQLESIKSVTRADGEDWLLEEEQQILRAANGRIFMFHLSGPMSFGAAKSIARRLAIVENYDVLILDLATVPRLGVTALLAIETMLKDALAKQREVFLVGAKGQVQARLQRLPVLAQLSPHHRLESRLLALQMAAVCINVD; encoded by the coding sequence ATGGCTACTACCCTGCTTTCCCCCACCCGTTTTGTCCATGGACTTCGTTTCGATAATCTGCGGGGGGATATTTTCGGTGGCATCACAGCGGCGATCGTAGCCCTACCTTTAGCCCTGGCTTTTGGGGTTGCCTCGGGAGCTGGGCCCATTGCGGGACTGTACGGAGCTATTTGTACGGGATTTTTCGCTGCTCTATTTGGGGGAACGCCAGCCCAAATTAGCGGCCCCACGGGGCCCATGACGGTGGTGATGGCTTCCACTTTTGCTAATTTAACCGCTAGTAATCCAGAAAATGGCTGGGCCATGGCTCTCACGGTGGTGATGTTTGGCGGGATTTTTCAAGTAGTTTTAGGCTTACTCGGTTTGGGTAAATACATCACCTTTATGCCCTACACCGTCATTTCCGGTTTTATGTCCGGCATTGGCGTGATCATTGTGATTTTGCAAATTGCACCCCTGTTGGGCCACCAAACAGCCCCTGGGGTAGTGCCTTCCCTGCAAGCAATTCCCACTTATCTCAACGATGTTAATTTTGCCGCCCTGGGTTTGGGCTTGATTGCCCTGGCGATCGTCTTTTTTTCTCCGCCCCGCCTTAACCGGATTTTGCCCGCTCCCCTGATCGCCCTGGTGCTGGGAACGATAATTTCAATGATTTTTTTCGGGAATGTATCTCTACCCCGCATTGGGGAAATTCCCTCTGGTTTGCCCAGCCTTCATTTGCCCTATCTCAGTTGGGGTAGTTTGCAACAAATGTTGCTTTACAGCATCATGTTGGCGGTGCTGGGTTCCCTAGACTCTTTGCTGACTTCCCTGGTGGCAGATAACATTAGTCGCAGTCATCACGATTCCGATCGCGAATTAGTAGGGCAGGGCATTGGCAATCTTGTTTCGGGCCTATGCGGTGGTTTGCCAGGGGCTGGGGCCACTATGCGGACGGTGATTAATATCAATTCCGGTGGCAAAACTCCGATCGCCGGGATGATCCATGCGTTGATTTTGTTAATGATTGTCCTTAAAGCGGGACAGTTGACAGAACCCATTCCCCACGCTGTTTTGGCCGGCATTCTCATCAAAGTGGGTATTGACATTGTCGATTGGAGTTTTCTCAAGCGGGCCCACCAACTTTCCACCAAAGGAGCGGGGTTAATGTACTTGGTGCTGGGATTGACCGTCTTTGTGGATTTGATTACGGCGGTGGCGGTGGGGGTCTTTGTGGCCAATCTGTTCACTGTGAAAAATTTGACCGATCTTCAACTCGAATCGATTAAAAGCGTAACCAGGGCCGATGGGGAGGACTGGCTACTAGAGGAAGAACAACAAATTTTGCGGGCAGCCAATGGTCGCATTTTTATGTTCCATCTCAGTGGGCCCATGAGTTTTGGGGCGGCGAAATCCATTGCCCGCAGGTTAGCCATTGTGGAAAATTACGATGTGCTCATCCTCGATTTGGCCACGGTACCCCGCTTGGGCGTCACTGCCCTACTGGCGATCGAAACCATGCTCAAAGATGCGTTGGCCAAACAAAGGGAAGTTTTTTTGGTGGGGGCCAAGGGGCAAGTCCAGGCTCGTTTGCAAAGGTTGCCGGTATTGGCCCAATTATCTCCCCACCATCGCTTGGAAAGCCGTTTATTAGCTTTACAAATGGCCGCCGTCTGCATCAATGTTGATTAG
- a CDS encoding potassium channel family protein — translation MFVKTRMGGTITSILFTVTILVMVKNMAISSLWKTFLRGLVAIALGCDLLTLLISNPTISQRLFTWADIVYAVFFGAAVITISQQLNKVQKVDQNALLGAISVYLLIGVFWFLLYRISYIISPTNFNELQSDGINNFILLYFSFTTLTTLGYGDITPTDSIAMGLSNMEAIVGQMYSVIFVARLVSLYTTDLNCHSQIREEQESD, via the coding sequence ATGTTTGTGAAAACGAGAATGGGGGGAACTATTACTTCCATCTTGTTCACGGTGACTATTTTGGTAATGGTAAAAAATATGGCCATCAGCTCTCTTTGGAAAACTTTTCTACGGGGACTAGTGGCGATCGCCTTGGGCTGTGATTTATTAACTTTGTTGATTAGTAATCCCACCATTTCCCAAAGACTCTTTACTTGGGCGGATATAGTCTATGCGGTGTTCTTCGGGGCGGCAGTGATTACCATTAGCCAACAATTGAATAAGGTCCAGAAAGTAGACCAAAATGCTTTATTAGGAGCTATCAGTGTCTATTTACTGATTGGAGTCTTTTGGTTTTTACTCTACCGGATATCCTATATTATTTCCCCCACTAATTTTAACGAATTACAAAGTGATGGGATTAATAATTTCATCTTGCTCTATTTTAGCTTTACGACCTTGACCACCCTGGGCTACGGTGACATAACTCCTACGGATTCCATTGCCATGGGATTGTCCAACATGGAAGCCATTGTCGGTCAAATGTACTCGGTTATTTTTGTTGCTCGCCTGGTTAGTCTTTACACGACTGACCTCAATTGCCACAGTCAGATCCGGGAAGAACAGGAATCTGATTAG
- a CDS encoding ABC transporter ATP-binding protein, whose protein sequence is MIEVEHLSKVYGSTTAIQNVDFSVQKGEILGFLGPNGAGKTTTMRILAGYIPATTGTVRVAGFDVHEQSLAVRKRIGYLPENPPLYGDMTVASFLNFVASIKGVKPGDRRQRVIWAMERCQLTEKRKVLIRKLSKGFKQRVGIAQAIVHDPAVIILDEPTVGLDPKQIIEVRNLIKSLAEDHTIILSTHILPEVSMTCDRVTIINQGRVVATNTPDNLLAELKGNLSYQLEVAGAEGMAIAHCLQSLPGVEEVQTKTHPQQQERQQILVRSNQLEELGQQLAQAIVTQGWDLYEMQRLRPTLEDVFLNLITSEAVDEEMAVELPEEKPENPEESNKNSENAQ, encoded by the coding sequence ATGATTGAGGTTGAACATCTCAGCAAAGTTTACGGTTCCACCACTGCCATCCAGAATGTGGACTTTTCGGTGCAAAAAGGCGAAATTCTCGGTTTTTTGGGGCCCAATGGAGCGGGGAAAACCACCACCATGCGGATTTTGGCTGGTTACATTCCGGCCACTACCGGGACAGTGCGGGTGGCAGGGTTTGATGTCCATGAACAATCCCTGGCGGTACGAAAGCGCATTGGTTACCTACCGGAAAATCCTCCCCTCTATGGGGATATGACTGTGGCCAGCTTTTTAAACTTTGTGGCTAGCATTAAGGGCGTTAAACCAGGCGATCGCCGGCAAAGGGTGATCTGGGCCATGGAACGGTGCCAGTTAACGGAAAAACGCAAAGTCCTAATTCGCAAGCTGTCCAAGGGTTTTAAGCAACGGGTGGGCATTGCCCAGGCCATTGTCCATGATCCAGCGGTGATTATTTTGGATGAACCCACCGTGGGTCTAGACCCGAAGCAAATTATTGAGGTGCGTAATTTAATTAAAAGTTTGGCAGAGGACCATACTATTATCCTTTCCACCCATATTTTGCCGGAGGTGAGCATGACCTGTGACCGGGTGACCATCATCAATCAAGGGCGGGTGGTGGCCACCAATACCCCGGACAATTTACTGGCGGAGCTAAAAGGAAATCTCAGTTATCAGTTGGAAGTAGCTGGGGCAGAAGGAATGGCGATCGCCCATTGTTTACAGTCCTTGCCCGGTGTGGAAGAGGTGCAAACTAAAACCCACCCCCAACAGCAGGAACGCCAACAAATTTTGGTGCGGAGTAATCAACTGGAAGAACTGGGGCAACAATTAGCCCAGGCGATCGTCACCCAGGGTTGGGATTTATACGAAATGCAACGGCTACGCCCCACTTTGGAAGATGTGTTTTTAAATCTGATTACTAGCGAGGCGGTGGACGAAGAAATGGCCGTGGAATTGCCCGAAGAAAAACCCGAAAATCCAGAAGAAAGCAATAAAAATTCAGAAAATGCTCAGTAA